Part of the bacterium genome, TCCGGGCAGTCCTCCTTGAACGTCAGGCCGAGGACGGTGACCGCCGCGCCCTTGACGTTGACGCCGAGGGCGATCATCTCCCGCACCGCCTGCTGCGCCACGAAGGCGCCCATGCCGTCGTTGATGCGCCGTCCCGCGAGGATGACCTGGGGGATGTAGCCGATGCGCTCGGCCTTGTGCGTGAGATAGTACGGGTCGACGCCGATGCAGTGCCCGCCGACGAGCCCCGGCCGGAAGGGCAGGAAGTTCCACTTCGTGCCGGCCGCCTCGAGCACGTCCAGGGTGTCGATCCCCATGCGGTGGAAGATGAGCGCCAGCTCGTTCATGAGGGCGATGTTCAGATCGCGCTGCGTGTTCTCGATGACCTTCGCGGCCTCCGCGGCCTTGATCGAGGCCGCGCGGTGGATCCCGGCGGTCACGACCGAGCCGTAGACCTGCGCCACGATCTCGGTGGTGGCGGCGTCCTGCCCCGAGACGACCTTCCTGATCCTGGTGAACGTGTGCTCCCGGTCCCCGGGGTTGATGCGCTCGGGGCTGTAGCCGAGGGTGAAGTCGGCGCCGCAGCGCAGCCCGGAGTGGCGCTCGAGCACCGGGGCGCAGACCTCCTCGGTGGCGCCGGGGTAGACGGTCGACTCGTAGACGACGATGTCGCCCTTCTTGAGGGCGCGCCCGACGCTCTCGGAGGCCTTGACCAGCGGCGTCAGGTCCGGCTGGTGCGCCTCGTCGACGGGCGTCGGCACGGCGACGACGTGGAAGTCCGCCGCGCGCAGGTCCTCGATGCGGTCCGTGTACCTGATGTCAGCCGCCGCCAGCTCAGCATCGGCGACCTCGCCGGTGCGGTCGTGACCGCCGCGCAGCTCGGCGATGCGCCGGGCGTTGACGTCGAAGCCGACCACGGTCGCGCTGCGCCCGAAGGCGACCGCGACGGGCAGACCGACGTAGCCGAGACCGACGACCGAGATGTGGCGGCTGTGCATGAGGGCCTCCTTCCCCTAGTCCCCGACGATGATCCGGTTCTTCTCCAGGTAGTCGACGACCTTCGCCACCGAC contains:
- a CDS encoding nucleotide sugar dehydrogenase, with the translated sequence MHSRHISVVGLGYVGLPVAVAFGRSATVVGFDVNARRIAELRGGHDRTGEVADAELAAADIRYTDRIEDLRAADFHVVAVPTPVDEAHQPDLTPLVKASESVGRALKKGDIVVYESTVYPGATEEVCAPVLERHSGLRCGADFTLGYSPERINPGDREHTFTRIRKVVSGQDAATTEIVAQVYGSVVTAGIHRAASIKAAEAAKVIENTQRDLNIALMNELALIFHRMGIDTLDVLEAAGTKWNFLPFRPGLVGGHCIGVDPYYLTHKAERIGYIPQVILAGRRINDGMGAFVAQQAVREMIALGVNVKGAAVTVLGLTFKEDCPDLRNSRVIDIVRELEAYGAVVQVADPLADPEEARHEYRVALTPLERLRPAAAVVAAVAHREYRALGPEGLAALCAPPPLVLDVKGVFDRAACAAAGIRLWRL